In Lemur catta isolate mLemCat1 chromosome 1, mLemCat1.pri, whole genome shotgun sequence, one DNA window encodes the following:
- the RBP1 gene encoding LOW QUALITY PROTEIN: retinol-binding protein 1 (The sequence of the model RefSeq protein was modified relative to this genomic sequence to represent the inferred CDS: deleted 1 base in 1 codon) encodes MDPPAGFVRAWNPAVAAPRSPQSREGARFRAAHHPDRSRSRCLCRAPSRSFPLAADWPRSLPKMPVDFTGYWKMLANENFEEYLRALDVNVALRKIANLLKPDKEILQDGDHMIIRTLSTFRNYIMDFQVGKEFEEDLTGIDDRKCMTTVSWDGDKLQCVQKGEKEGRGWTQWIEGDELHLEMRVQGVVCKQVFKKVH; translated from the exons ATGGATCCTCCCGCGGGCTTTGTGCGCGCTTGGAACCCAGCTGTCGCCGCCCCACGGAGCCCCCAGTCCCGGGAGGGCGCGCGTTTCCGGGCCGCCCACCACCCGGATCGCAGCCGCAGCCGGTGCCTCTGCAGAGCCCCGAGCCGCTCCTTCCCGCTC GCGGCGGACTGGCCCCGGTCACTTCCCAAAATGCCCGTCGACTTCACCGGGTACTGGAAGATGCTGGCCAACGAGAATTTCGAGGAGTACCTGCGCGCGCTCG ATGTCAATGTGGCCTTGCGCAAGATCGCCAACTTGCTGAAGCCAGACAAAGAGATCTTGCAGGACGGCGACCATATGATCATCCGCACGCTGAGCACGTTTAGGAACTACATCATGGACTTCCAGGTTGGGAAGGAGTTTGAGGAGGATCTGACCGGCATAGATGACCGCAAGTGCATG ACCACGGTGAGCTGGGACGGGGACAAGCTCCAGTGTGTGCAGAAGGGCGAGAAGGAGGGGCGCGGCTGGACCCAGTGGATCGAGGGTGATGAGCTGCACCTG GAGATGAGAGTGCAGGGTGTTGTCTGCAAGCAAGTATTCAAGAAGGTGCACTGA